CGTCATCGGGTTCCGCGATGTGGACGTGGTGGAGACGCAGCGCTGGATGTTCGCCGGCTCGCACTTCGCCGGAGGTCTCGTCCGCCTGGACGAGATGGCAGCACTCGGCGCGGTGGCAGCCGGTCTCGCGCCCTGGGTGGACTCGCAACTCGACGACGCGCTCGGCGGACCGCCGACCGAAGATCTGATGGGCGCGACGACGACCGCCGTCCACGCGGGCAACCTGACGAGGGATGAAGCCGCGTTCAACCTCATGGTCGTTCTCGGCGCGGGCGGCGAGACCACCACCGGCTTGATCGGGAACGCGATCCGTGTCCTCGCCGAGCGCCCCGAGCTCCAGAGCGAGCTCCGGGCCGAGCCTGCTCTGGTGCCGGCATTCGTCGAGGAAGTGCTGCGCTTCGAGTCACCATTCCGGTTCCACCCCAAGTCGGCGCCGTACGACACCGAGCTCGGCGGCGTCACGATCCCAGCCGGGGCGATGGTCGCGCCGATGTGGGGCGCCGCGAACCGCGATGAGAGCGTCTTCGAGAAACCCGACGAGGTCATCCTCAATCGACCGAACGTGCGGCTGCACACGGGCTTCGGACGCGGCATCCACTACTGCATCGGCGCACCGCTGGCGCGCCTCGAAGCACGCGTCGTGCTCGAGCGACTCCTGGCGCGCACGACAACCTTCGTGCGCGACGACCACGACGCACCCCGGTGGGAGCTGGGGATTTGGATGCGCCGCCACGAGGCGCTCCCGATCGTCGTCGAGGCTGCATGAAGCTGGCCGATCGAATCACGATCGTCACGGGCGGCGCCTCAGGGATCGGTGCGGCGACCGTGCGCCTGTTTGCCAGTGAGGGCGCGCGTGTCGCTGTGCTCGACGTGGACGTAGCCGCGGCCGAGGCCGTTGCCGCGAGCATCGCCGACGCAGTCGCCGTCGAGGCCGACGTCTCCGACTCGGCTGCCGTCGACGCGGCCGTGACTCAGGTGGTGGACGGGCTCGGCCGGGTCGACGTGCTCGTCCATTGCGCGGGCGTCGACGTGGGTGAACAGTGGAAGCAACGGGTGTTCGACGCGACGGTCACACAGGGCAAGGCGCGGGCCGCGCGCTCTCCTGCGCCGACCCTCGGTCTCAGCGAGAACCTCGACGACGAGTCGTGGCGGCGGGTCTTGGCCGTGAACCTCGACGGAACCTTCTACTGCTGTCGTGCGGTGCTTCGGCACATGGTGGAGCAGCGCTCGGGCGTCATCATCACGATGGCGTCGAACGCAGCCCAGCTCGGGATCGCGGGCCTGCCCCACTACGTCGCGTCGAAGGCGGGTGTCATCGGGCTCACGCGCACGCTTGCGCGCGAGTTCGCTCCGATCGGGATCCGGGTGAACGCCATCGCGCCCGGTG
The nucleotide sequence above comes from Acidimicrobiia bacterium. Encoded proteins:
- a CDS encoding cytochrome P450, translated to MAVLTERLHGASLVDDPYPFYARLRQEAPVWRLPGTNGFFVSTWNLVAEVVTRVDDFSNHFRHMLYTEDDGSLGVLASESGPDVFAGADPPVHTAHRKLFQPAFTQKKMQELETYVAGLADELLDGVVNAGRVDAAAQLANPLPIQVMAERVIGFRDVDVVETQRWMFAGSHFAGGLVRLDEMAALGAVAAGLAPWVDSQLDDALGGPPTEDLMGATTTAVHAGNLTRDEAAFNLMVVLGAGGETTTGLIGNAIRVLAERPELQSELRAEPALVPAFVEEVLRFESPFRFHPKSAPYDTELGGVTIPAGAMVAPMWGAANRDESVFEKPDEVILNRPNVRLHTGFGRGIHYCIGAPLARLEARVVLERLLARTTTFVRDDHDAPRWELGIWMRRHEALPIVVEAA
- a CDS encoding SDR family oxidoreductase — translated: MKLADRITIVTGGASGIGAATVRLFASEGARVAVLDVDVAAAEAVAASIADAVAVEADVSDSAAVDAAVTQVVDGLGRVDVLVHCAGVDVGEQWKQRVFDATVTQGKARAARSPAPTLGLSENLDDESWRRVLAVNLDGTFYCCRAVLRHMVEQRSGVIITMASNAAQLGIAGLPHYVASKAGVIGLTRTLAREFAPIGIRVNAIAPGGVDTPMFERHPEAVRTAATTNAPLGRIASAEEIAQVALFLASDDSSYLVGETVNANGGTFLP